In one uncultured Devosia sp. genomic region, the following are encoded:
- a CDS encoding tripartite tricarboxylate transporter TctB family protein, which produces MPTAKRDLAAGVLYLVVGTAFVAASLGLPIGTIQQMGPGYFPLILGSLLCLTGVAVAIRATRSRETQPIGAFNLRVVCAVLGSVALFALAVIPLGFVLALMILTIVSSFARTDVDVRTTLLSTIGIVVLSVVVFVVALRIQVPLWPFFVTR; this is translated from the coding sequence ATGCCAACAGCCAAACGGGACCTTGCGGCGGGCGTGCTTTACCTGGTCGTCGGCACGGCTTTTGTAGCAGCATCCCTCGGTCTGCCCATCGGAACTATTCAGCAGATGGGGCCGGGGTACTTCCCGCTGATACTCGGCTCATTGCTGTGCCTGACAGGTGTTGCAGTTGCCATACGAGCTACGAGGTCGAGGGAAACACAGCCGATTGGGGCGTTCAATCTGCGGGTTGTCTGCGCCGTACTGGGGAGCGTAGCGCTCTTCGCCTTGGCCGTCATACCTCTCGGATTCGTACTGGCTTTGATGATCCTGACGATCGTCTCAAGCTTCGCCCGAACCGACGTCGATGTTCGAACGACACTTCTCAGCACGATAGGGATCGTCGTTCTGTCTGTCGTGGTGTTCGTGGTGGCGCTGCGCATCCAAGTCCCGTTGTGGCCATTTTTTGTAACACGGTGA
- a CDS encoding ABC transporter substrate-binding protein, translated as MKKFKARRAFAGLLAFVTVSVPLAAAPAMAQDALKVGAINPYSGAVAIYGDEVTRGYELAAEEINAAGGLLGRPVEILRGNATNPQEAIAAVDQLANLDGAELFVGTFMSSVSAAGSETALQYGKLYWDTNAVAANLTERGIPNFIRSGPFAGTFAQQSIDAVTGLVAKELGKEPTALKVWITHEDSVYGTSVAEIQEQLLHDAGIEVSGVSAYSAKAIDVTDSILRMRDASPDVWITTGYIPDTNLLLRTSRDQGYRPPAIIITGTGDTSETNEALGDYLNGILVVNYPRYDTAESFAPGVGDYVAAYEAKFGTPPIAPQSLNAYVGFKILAEAVTAAASTAPDAVRAAALAIDKPMGSYETGFGVKFDDTMQNTRAFPTVGQWQDGSVKTVFPVEAANTETSIQSLSGN; from the coding sequence ATGAAGAAATTCAAGGCGAGGCGCGCGTTTGCGGGTCTGTTGGCATTTGTCACGGTTTCGGTACCACTGGCTGCTGCACCAGCAATGGCGCAGGATGCTCTCAAGGTGGGAGCCATAAACCCATACTCGGGTGCCGTTGCCATCTACGGCGACGAAGTCACTCGAGGCTACGAACTTGCCGCCGAGGAGATCAACGCGGCAGGTGGACTGCTCGGTCGACCTGTGGAGATCTTGCGCGGCAACGCTACCAATCCCCAAGAAGCCATCGCGGCCGTCGATCAGCTTGCCAATCTCGACGGCGCAGAGCTCTTCGTCGGCACGTTCATGAGTTCCGTCTCGGCTGCCGGCAGCGAAACGGCCCTGCAGTATGGTAAGTTGTATTGGGATACCAATGCAGTTGCGGCCAATCTGACCGAGCGCGGCATACCCAACTTCATCCGGTCGGGCCCGTTCGCTGGCACTTTTGCACAACAGTCCATCGATGCGGTCACGGGCCTGGTCGCCAAGGAGCTTGGCAAGGAACCGACTGCACTGAAGGTTTGGATCACGCATGAGGATTCCGTCTACGGAACCAGCGTTGCAGAAATCCAGGAGCAGTTGCTGCACGACGCAGGAATCGAAGTATCGGGCGTGAGCGCATACAGCGCCAAGGCCATCGACGTCACCGACAGCATCTTGCGGATGCGAGACGCGTCCCCCGATGTGTGGATCACCACGGGATACATTCCGGACACGAACCTGCTGTTGCGGACCAGCCGAGACCAAGGGTATCGGCCACCGGCGATCATCATCACCGGCACCGGCGATACATCGGAGACCAACGAAGCCTTGGGCGACTACCTCAACGGTATCTTGGTGGTCAACTATCCCCGGTACGACACAGCCGAGTCCTTCGCTCCAGGCGTGGGCGATTACGTGGCGGCCTACGAGGCGAAATTCGGCACGCCCCCGATCGCGCCGCAGAGCCTGAACGCATATGTCGGATTCAAGATTCTGGCAGAAGCGGTGACCGCTGCTGCTTCGACCGCCCCAGATGCGGTCCGTGCGGCTGCATTGGCCATCGACAAGCCGATGGGCTCCTACGAGACTGGTTTCGGTGTCAAATTCGACGATACCATGCAAAACACGCGAGCCTTTCCGACAGTCGGTCAATGGCAGGACGGTTCGGTCAAGACCGTCTTCCCGGTAGAGGCTGCCAACACTGAGACCTCAATCCAGAGCCTGAGCGGAAACTGA
- a CDS encoding DMT family transporter, translated as MSPIEMRELIKGFVMARAYSNNASAGALLMLAASLAFAGTNVLQSVLPWQFGMSSTGMAFWQYLLASLLALPLIRRIGLHRLRTRYPIAHELRAFVSALGVHVFVYGFASGVPIWQMVTLLATGPLFVILGSTLLLGERASPARIGAALLGFVGAIFVSGVGVEGFSLPTFVPVVAAMLWATTDVITKSLARRGEAPETLTLSLLVLMTPNHLAILVLVTSVGWLAPQLLPAGIATGFPFALPEGNGLLLLILLGALTAAAQYLLSHAYKVADATYLQPFGDLKVPLSGLLGWAFLSAAPAAWFWPGSALIVAASFFVLWAELNDKPGMAAVR; from the coding sequence GTGTCTCCCATTGAAATGCGTGAACTCATCAAAGGATTTGTGATGGCCCGCGCCTATTCAAACAATGCCTCCGCGGGGGCGCTGCTGATGTTGGCAGCAAGCCTGGCGTTCGCTGGTACAAATGTTCTGCAATCGGTCTTGCCGTGGCAATTCGGGATGAGTTCGACAGGCATGGCCTTCTGGCAGTATCTGTTGGCCTCCTTGCTCGCGCTGCCTCTCATTCGTCGGATCGGGCTGCACAGGCTGCGAACCAGATATCCGATCGCCCATGAATTGCGGGCCTTCGTCTCGGCATTGGGCGTGCATGTGTTCGTGTACGGATTTGCGAGCGGCGTCCCGATCTGGCAGATGGTCACCCTCCTCGCCACCGGGCCACTATTCGTCATATTGGGTTCGACCCTGCTCCTTGGCGAACGGGCGTCACCCGCTAGAATAGGTGCGGCCCTGCTGGGTTTCGTCGGCGCCATCTTTGTGTCTGGAGTTGGCGTGGAGGGCTTCTCGCTTCCTACCTTCGTGCCTGTTGTTGCGGCGATGCTATGGGCGACTACCGATGTGATCACGAAGTCTCTGGCAAGGAGGGGCGAGGCTCCGGAGACCCTGACTCTTTCGCTCCTGGTCCTGATGACGCCCAACCATTTGGCCATTCTGGTGCTCGTGACCTCGGTTGGTTGGCTTGCCCCACAACTCTTGCCTGCTGGCATTGCGACAGGATTTCCCTTCGCACTGCCAGAAGGAAACGGGCTGTTGCTCCTCATTCTCCTCGGGGCGCTGACGGCTGCAGCACAGTATCTCCTGAGCCATGCCTACAAAGTCGCGGATGCGACCTATCTCCAGCCCTTTGGCGACCTGAAGGTACCGTTGAGCGGTCTCCTGGGCTGGGCATTTCTATCTGCTGCGCCGGCCGCGTGGTTTTGGCCAGGATCGGCATTGATCGTAGCGGCCTCGTTTTTCGTCCTGTGGGCGGAGTTGAACGACAAGCCTGGAATGGCGGCAGTCCGCTGA
- a CDS encoding branched-chain amino acid ABC transporter permease, with protein MSRTDTIAGAPANAPTGKIAGVTTFRQQAVRIGIVVTVLLLGSFLLSGQPFLLNIAAYTFLFAGLATSWNIIGGYGGQFSLLHGAFFAIGGYTTANLYIHFQVSPWLALMPAALLAGLVGALVCWPLFRLKGKFFGIATMAVSEVALVLANYFQPLTGGPQGMSLPFNASFLNMIFTDRFSYALLMLGFLAFTLFVSGYVFRSRLGYYLQAVRDDQDAARASGIDVTRVKLTGMALSAAMTGMGGVLFVMYLRFIDPPTFMSLPDIGVRFLLISLIGGVGTVFGPLIGALLIVPVEFQLRAWLGGSVPGGHLVVLGFVLVLCALFLKRGIVGAALSAWERVRRNDNV; from the coding sequence GTGAGCAGAACTGACACCATAGCGGGTGCACCCGCCAACGCGCCGACAGGCAAGATCGCCGGAGTTACGACATTCCGCCAACAAGCCGTGCGGATTGGTATCGTCGTGACGGTACTTCTGCTCGGAAGCTTTCTATTGTCCGGCCAGCCGTTCCTCTTAAACATCGCTGCGTACACTTTCCTATTCGCTGGCTTGGCCACTAGTTGGAACATCATCGGTGGGTATGGTGGTCAGTTCTCCCTGCTCCATGGCGCGTTCTTCGCGATCGGCGGTTACACGACGGCAAACCTCTACATCCATTTTCAGGTCTCGCCATGGCTTGCCCTGATGCCTGCCGCGTTGCTGGCGGGACTGGTGGGCGCGCTCGTATGCTGGCCGCTGTTTCGACTGAAGGGAAAGTTCTTCGGCATCGCTACGATGGCGGTGAGCGAAGTGGCACTGGTCCTGGCCAACTATTTCCAGCCTTTGACAGGGGGGCCTCAGGGCATGTCGCTGCCCTTTAATGCATCCTTTCTCAACATGATCTTCACCGATCGTTTCTCGTATGCCTTGCTAATGCTGGGCTTTCTCGCCTTCACACTTTTCGTGAGCGGTTACGTATTCCGCTCCCGGCTCGGCTATTATTTGCAGGCTGTCCGCGACGATCAGGACGCCGCCCGGGCCAGCGGCATCGATGTGACCAGGGTCAAGCTGACGGGAATGGCCCTCAGCGCAGCGATGACCGGCATGGGCGGCGTGCTCTTCGTGATGTACCTGCGCTTCATCGATCCGCCCACCTTCATGTCGCTGCCCGACATAGGCGTGAGGTTCTTGCTCATTTCGCTCATTGGTGGCGTCGGGACCGTCTTCGGTCCGCTGATCGGCGCACTATTGATCGTGCCGGTGGAATTCCAACTGCGCGCATGGCTGGGCGGCAGTGTGCCTGGTGGTCATCTCGTCGTGCTCGGCTTCGTTCTCGTGCTTTGCGCTCTGTTCTTGAAGCGCGGCATAGTTGGAGCGGCACTGTCGGCCTGGGAACGCGTTCGGAGGAACGACAATGTCTGA
- a CDS encoding ABC transporter ATP-binding protein yields the protein MSASLSVNDVKAGYGQAVVLHGVSVEVQPGEIVSIVGANGAGKSTLLGTITGLVEPTEGTILFDGQDITKLAAHLRPGLGLVLVPEGGRLFPFMTVRENLELGYYSRKDKRLAADRLSEVMELFPILRERSEQLAGHLSGGERQMCAIARAVMSRPKLLMLDEPSVGLSPLMVGKVFELVEELARKEGLSIVLVEQNVAEALEVSNRTYVVDHGRISRSGPSREVASDSSIQAAYMGL from the coding sequence ATGAGTGCCAGTCTTTCAGTCAATGATGTCAAGGCCGGTTATGGACAGGCCGTGGTGCTGCACGGGGTCTCGGTCGAGGTTCAGCCTGGCGAGATAGTCTCGATCGTCGGAGCGAACGGCGCCGGCAAAAGCACTCTGCTGGGGACTATCACCGGTCTCGTCGAACCCACAGAGGGGACAATCCTGTTCGACGGGCAGGATATCACCAAGCTGGCAGCTCATCTCCGCCCAGGCTTGGGTCTTGTGCTTGTGCCCGAAGGCGGTCGCTTGTTCCCATTCATGACCGTTCGCGAGAACCTCGAGCTGGGCTACTACTCCCGAAAGGACAAGCGCCTAGCTGCAGATCGATTGTCAGAGGTCATGGAGCTGTTTCCCATCCTTCGCGAGCGCAGTGAACAGCTTGCCGGTCATCTTTCTGGTGGTGAGCGCCAGATGTGCGCGATTGCACGTGCGGTGATGAGCCGACCAAAGCTTCTGATGCTCGACGAACCGTCCGTCGGACTTTCCCCTCTAATGGTTGGGAAGGTCTTCGAACTGGTCGAGGAGTTGGCACGAAAGGAAGGACTGTCGATCGTTTTGGTCGAGCAGAACGTCGCCGAGGCACTCGAAGTCTCCAACCGCACCTACGTGGTGGATCATGGCAGGATCAGCAGGTCTGGCCCGTCCAGGGAAGTCGCCAGCGACAGCTCAATCCAAGCGGCCTACATGGGTCTATGA
- a CDS encoding flavin reductase family protein: MNTKVSDLDDAIDPKLFWKAMGVRAAGVSIVAAEHGVGPRGFLALSPTHLCADPPTMMVSVDRTTDALSTIIAARRFSINYVGYDQHHQLAPFLPKSGVSGAERFKASHWSTGKSGAPILSASAGHIECVLEEEIYRHGTAILLGRVVAFEGGAGTTPMVSHGNKYLALYDPSSVGPGSAGHY, encoded by the coding sequence GTGAACACGAAAGTTTCTGATTTGGACGATGCCATAGATCCCAAATTGTTCTGGAAGGCCATGGGGGTCCGAGCTGCCGGCGTCTCGATCGTTGCGGCGGAGCATGGAGTGGGACCGCGAGGCTTTCTAGCCCTGTCACCAACTCACCTCTGCGCCGATCCTCCGACAATGATGGTGTCTGTCGACCGGACAACGGATGCTCTGTCGACGATAATTGCCGCGCGCCGCTTCTCGATCAACTATGTCGGCTACGACCAGCACCACCAACTGGCGCCCTTCCTCCCCAAGAGCGGCGTGTCCGGAGCTGAAAGGTTCAAGGCGAGTCACTGGAGCACTGGTAAATCAGGGGCTCCGATTTTGTCAGCCTCCGCGGGGCATATCGAGTGCGTACTGGAAGAAGAAATCTATCGGCACGGCACTGCTATCCTGCTGGGACGCGTCGTCGCATTCGAGGGTGGTGCTGGGACTACACCTATGGTTTCGCATGGCAACAAGTATTTGGCGCTCTACGATCCGAGTTCCGTGGGTCCAGGGTCTGCTGGACACTACTAG
- a CDS encoding branched-chain amino acid ABC transporter permease, which produces MSIFLNVVVVGILLGGIYGLVSIGLNLIFGVIRIVNFAQGEFVMLGMYGAYLSYAMLGTDPYVSILIVVPALFVFGVFVQRFVLQPLQNEPMMQIFATFGLLILLQNGVLAITRGMNYTVPSSVSNMTINAGGITIGVSRLVALIAVTLVAVGLAWFLKNTLPGKAVRAVTQDRRSARLMGINVERTFMLTFGVGAALAGLAGTLLSPIYTMSPQIGGNFIIAAFAVVVLGGLGSVWGAFFGGFIIGVIEALAGYYLDPELKHVAWFLVFIAVLIIRPSGLFGIAGAEEVGLREQN; this is translated from the coding sequence ATGTCCATCTTTCTCAACGTCGTTGTGGTCGGAATACTGCTTGGCGGCATCTACGGCCTCGTCAGTATCGGACTCAATCTGATCTTCGGTGTCATTCGCATCGTCAATTTCGCACAGGGCGAGTTCGTGATGCTTGGCATGTATGGGGCATACCTCTCCTATGCAATGCTGGGCACCGATCCGTATGTTTCCATATTGATCGTCGTGCCCGCTCTGTTCGTGTTCGGCGTATTCGTCCAGCGTTTCGTCCTGCAGCCGCTTCAGAACGAACCGATGATGCAGATCTTCGCAACGTTCGGGTTGTTGATACTGCTGCAGAACGGCGTCTTGGCCATAACTCGCGGCATGAATTACACAGTGCCGTCCAGTGTCTCCAACATGACGATCAATGCCGGTGGTATCACCATCGGCGTGTCCCGGCTCGTCGCCCTGATCGCTGTTACGCTAGTGGCTGTTGGGCTTGCGTGGTTCCTCAAGAACACCTTGCCTGGCAAGGCAGTTCGGGCCGTGACCCAAGATCGCCGGTCCGCTCGTCTCATGGGCATCAATGTCGAACGCACATTCATGCTCACCTTTGGGGTGGGTGCCGCATTGGCCGGTCTTGCTGGCACTCTTCTATCGCCGATCTACACCATGTCCCCGCAGATTGGCGGCAATTTCATCATCGCCGCTTTTGCTGTGGTCGTTCTGGGTGGGCTCGGCAGCGTATGGGGAGCCTTTTTCGGCGGGTTCATCATCGGCGTCATCGAAGCCTTGGCAGGCTACTACCTCGATCCGGAACTGAAGCATGTCGCCTGGTTCCTCGTATTCATTGCCGTGCTGATCATTCGCCCAAGTGGCCTGTTTGGTATCGCCGGCGCAGAAGAAGTTGGTCTCCGTGAGCAGAACTGA
- a CDS encoding tripartite tricarboxylate transporter substrate binding protein, translated as MNPTKLILGLAIGILGGSAALAQSFPDRPVTLVVPVAAGGSLDTVGRYLGDHLSKEWGQPVVVENRPGAGQVLGANHVAQAQPDGYTLMIVSATFTTTAAVQANLPYDPIESFSPVAMVGNVPLLLALGPSTKATSVDELIAEGRSRSLTYAATGPGSINQFLAEEINQPNDLGMRAVHYQGGTEAMVDLIGGHVDVYFGSIVQLLPTITSGDIRALFVTSPERAKSLPDTPAASELGLESLGAQVWWGVLGPKGMPDDLVASINAEINAIMATEESQIFLDGLGASPASLSSSEFATHLSSELDRWKSSATALGISLN; from the coding sequence ATGAACCCGACTAAACTCATCCTTGGCTTGGCCATTGGTATTCTGGGAGGCAGTGCTGCGCTGGCGCAGTCGTTCCCAGATCGACCCGTCACGCTCGTGGTGCCGGTCGCGGCGGGAGGCTCGCTGGACACGGTCGGTCGATATCTCGGTGACCATTTGAGCAAGGAATGGGGTCAGCCCGTCGTGGTAGAAAATCGGCCGGGGGCAGGGCAGGTGCTTGGTGCCAACCATGTCGCTCAAGCGCAGCCCGACGGCTACACCCTGATGATCGTGTCGGCCACTTTTACGACCACGGCCGCAGTGCAAGCGAACCTGCCATACGATCCAATCGAGAGCTTCTCACCCGTTGCAATGGTGGGGAATGTGCCTCTGCTACTGGCCCTGGGCCCATCGACCAAGGCAACATCGGTTGACGAGCTCATTGCCGAAGGACGTTCGCGCTCATTGACCTATGCCGCAACCGGTCCAGGCAGCATCAACCAATTCCTCGCCGAGGAAATCAATCAGCCAAATGACCTAGGGATGAGGGCGGTGCATTACCAAGGCGGGACCGAGGCGATGGTCGACCTGATCGGCGGGCATGTGGATGTCTACTTCGGGTCGATCGTCCAACTTCTGCCAACGATCACCAGCGGCGACATTCGGGCGCTGTTCGTGACCAGTCCTGAGCGCGCAAAAAGTCTACCGGATACTCCGGCGGCATCCGAGCTTGGCCTGGAATCGCTGGGAGCGCAGGTGTGGTGGGGCGTTCTCGGACCCAAGGGCATGCCAGACGATCTGGTGGCATCCATCAATGCGGAAATCAACGCGATCATGGCCACGGAGGAGTCGCAGATATTTCTCGATGGCTTGGGTGCTTCGCCGGCCAGCTTGAGCTCATCGGAGTTCGCGACACACCTCTCGAGCGAGCTCGACCGTTGGAAAAGCTCTGCTACCGCGCTTGGCATCAGTCTCAACTGA
- a CDS encoding LLM class flavin-dependent oxidoreductase: MVEKRSDKMRLGCFYWPGGHHVAGWRHPSAESDSAFNFQRCVELAKIAERGKFDLFFLADLVGIRPEQLDAQAGAARAVYFEPLTLLAALSAVTDKIGLVATATTTYNEPYHLARKFASIDLINGGRTGWNLVTSHNQAEAANFSAKSHMAHADRYVRAREFAHVVKGLWDSWEPDAVIGDKENGRYFDPSKLHFLDHEGDQFSVKGPLNVVRSPQGHPVIVQAGSSGPGRELAAETAEVIFTAAESLEEGQAFYSDTKGRLGKYGRKSEDVAIMPGIFPVVGATEKEAKEKYEYLQSLVQPSVGMFLLQHMLGRDLSMYALDEPLPDLPEHDGAKGRTEVIMRTARKDNLTLRQLYLTVAVARGHNVVLGTPEQIADEMESWFQGRAADGFNVLPPVFPTGLEDFVDHVVPELQRRGLFREEYEGSTLREHLGLSVPEFNHDRPAWEKASEPS, encoded by the coding sequence ATGGTGGAAAAACGTTCGGACAAGATGCGTCTTGGATGTTTCTATTGGCCCGGCGGTCACCACGTCGCTGGTTGGCGTCATCCGTCAGCGGAAAGCGATAGCGCATTCAATTTCCAGCGCTGCGTGGAGTTGGCCAAGATTGCTGAGCGCGGCAAATTTGACCTGTTCTTCTTGGCCGATCTGGTCGGTATCCGCCCAGAACAGTTGGACGCTCAGGCAGGTGCGGCGCGCGCCGTTTACTTCGAACCGCTCACCCTCCTCGCCGCTTTGTCGGCTGTCACGGATAAGATCGGTTTGGTGGCGACCGCGACGACGACTTACAACGAGCCCTATCATCTGGCTCGAAAGTTCGCGTCCATCGACCTCATCAATGGCGGTCGCACCGGCTGGAACCTCGTCACTTCCCACAATCAGGCGGAAGCCGCGAACTTCAGCGCCAAGTCGCACATGGCTCATGCTGACAGATACGTCCGTGCACGTGAGTTCGCCCACGTGGTGAAGGGCCTCTGGGACAGTTGGGAACCGGATGCGGTGATTGGCGACAAGGAGAATGGTCGGTACTTCGATCCTTCCAAGCTGCACTTCCTCGATCATGAAGGCGATCAGTTCTCCGTCAAAGGGCCGCTGAACGTGGTTCGTTCGCCCCAAGGGCATCCTGTGATCGTGCAGGCCGGATCCTCGGGCCCTGGTCGCGAACTGGCGGCAGAGACGGCTGAAGTGATCTTCACTGCTGCCGAAAGCTTGGAAGAGGGTCAGGCCTTCTACAGCGACACCAAGGGTAGGCTGGGCAAGTATGGCCGTAAGTCCGAAGACGTGGCCATCATGCCGGGTATCTTCCCAGTCGTCGGTGCCACTGAGAAGGAAGCCAAAGAAAAGTACGAGTACCTCCAGTCCCTGGTCCAGCCGTCGGTGGGCATGTTCCTGCTCCAGCATATGCTGGGTCGCGACCTGTCGATGTACGCATTGGATGAGCCACTGCCCGATCTGCCAGAGCACGACGGCGCCAAGGGGCGCACCGAAGTGATCATGCGCACTGCCCGCAAGGACAATCTGACGCTCCGCCAGCTCTACCTGACGGTGGCAGTCGCTCGAGGGCACAACGTCGTTCTGGGAACTCCGGAGCAAATCGCCGACGAAATGGAATCGTGGTTCCAGGGACGGGCCGCAGATGGCTTCAACGTTCTGCCCCCGGTGTTCCCAACGGGCCTCGAAGACTTCGTGGATCACGTGGTTCCTGAACTTCAACGCCGCGGCTTGTTCCGCGAAGAGTACGAAGGCTCGACCTTGCGGGAGCACCTGGGACTGTCCGTGCCAGAGTTCAATCACGATCGTCCCGCTTGGGAGAAGGCCTCTGAGCCTTCCTGA
- a CDS encoding flavin reductase family protein produces MTAVTIDASASADRQKIDGGDPSMDPRQFRQCLAQFATGVTIVTTNVEGELAGVTANSFSSLSLDPPLILWSIGRTSRSFSIFERAKNFAISVLGDNQVEVSQHFSSKEVDKFAGAPWRAGREGVPLIEGAIAHFECAVENILDGGDHIIIVGRVASYGRYAGQPLLFSQGRYGIAEEHPNFAVKMVPPSADGAVVAEDLPLLPLLFRAYHQMSAEFDEHRRAEGTTISEGRTLAALYQSPDIDLQTLLAKTFLGRRDAEDAVRDLTSRGLLMQSGNGQLRLTNAGVETRLAISRRWEQFQNDRLSQFSAKEKFTTKDVLSRLIKG; encoded by the coding sequence ATGACAGCAGTAACTATTGATGCGAGCGCCTCGGCGGATCGACAGAAGATCGACGGTGGTGATCCAAGCATGGACCCACGTCAGTTCCGTCAGTGCCTCGCCCAGTTCGCAACGGGCGTTACCATCGTCACGACCAACGTCGAGGGAGAGCTCGCCGGCGTGACTGCGAACTCGTTCTCGTCCTTGTCTTTGGATCCTCCGCTGATCCTTTGGTCGATCGGTCGGACTTCTCGCAGTTTCAGCATCTTCGAGCGTGCGAAGAACTTTGCGATCAGCGTGCTGGGGGACAACCAGGTCGAGGTGTCCCAGCACTTCTCGAGCAAGGAGGTCGACAAGTTCGCTGGTGCTCCCTGGAGGGCCGGGCGTGAAGGCGTGCCGCTGATCGAAGGAGCAATCGCGCATTTCGAATGCGCCGTTGAGAACATTCTCGATGGAGGCGACCACATCATCATTGTTGGGCGCGTCGCGTCCTACGGACGTTATGCCGGCCAACCTTTGCTCTTCTCTCAGGGGCGATATGGAATTGCCGAAGAGCATCCGAACTTTGCGGTGAAGATGGTCCCACCATCTGCGGATGGTGCTGTGGTCGCGGAAGACCTGCCGCTGCTGCCGCTGCTCTTTCGAGCGTACCACCAGATGTCGGCCGAGTTTGACGAGCATCGGCGCGCGGAGGGAACCACCATATCCGAAGGTCGCACTCTTGCTGCGCTCTACCAATCGCCTGACATCGACCTGCAGACCTTGCTTGCCAAGACATTTCTTGGCCGCAGGGATGCCGAGGACGCCGTTCGAGATCTGACGAGCCGCGGACTGCTGATGCAGTCGGGCAATGGGCAGCTGAGATTGACCAATGCAGGCGTTGAGACCCGATTGGCGATCAGCCGCCGTTGGGAGCAATTCCAAAACGATAGGCTCAGCCAGTTCTCGGCGAAAGAAAAGTTCACGACGAAGGACGTGCTTTCGCGATTGATCAAGGGTTGA
- a CDS encoding ABC transporter ATP-binding protein, with protein MSEPLLQIEGVSKRFGGLVAVNEMSLSMNAGDLVSIIGPNGAGKTTLFNLVTGQLQASTGRILFRGQDITTTSPQARAKMGFGRTFQISKTLTSLTTLENALIGAFLHSPDARKAAVKAAEALDLVGLSHRAAVRAGNLTLSERRRLEIARALALNPDIVLLDEVMAGLNQTEVDDVIALVKKLHAQKFTFLIIEHNLKVVRAFENRVVVLDFGTKIADGSPSEVLSDSRVVEAYLGKRHK; from the coding sequence ATGTCTGAGCCACTTTTGCAGATTGAAGGTGTTTCGAAGCGTTTCGGCGGCCTAGTGGCGGTAAACGAGATGAGCCTCTCGATGAATGCCGGCGACCTGGTCAGCATCATCGGTCCGAATGGAGCTGGAAAGACAACATTGTTCAATTTGGTGACGGGCCAGCTCCAAGCATCGACTGGCCGGATCCTTTTCCGCGGGCAGGACATCACCACTACTTCGCCGCAGGCCCGTGCCAAGATGGGCTTCGGCAGGACCTTTCAAATCTCCAAGACGCTCACATCGTTGACGACTTTGGAGAATGCATTGATCGGAGCGTTCCTCCATAGTCCAGATGCGCGAAAAGCTGCAGTCAAAGCGGCAGAAGCCTTGGACCTGGTCGGCCTCAGCCACCGCGCCGCCGTGCGCGCCGGCAACCTGACCTTGAGCGAGCGTCGGCGGCTCGAGATCGCCCGCGCCCTTGCGTTGAATCCAGACATCGTATTGCTTGACGAGGTGATGGCAGGCCTGAATCAGACCGAGGTGGACGACGTCATCGCGCTCGTCAAGAAACTGCATGCCCAAAAGTTTACGTTCCTGATCATCGAGCACAACTTGAAGGTCGTCAGGGCATTCGAGAACCGTGTCGTCGTGCTCGACTTCGGAACGAAGATCGCCGATGGGAGCCCGTCGGAAGTCCTTTCGGACAGTCGCGTGGTCGAAGCATACCTTGGAAAGCGCCACAAATGA